One stretch of Syntrophobacterales bacterium DNA includes these proteins:
- the hisH gene encoding imidazole glycerol phosphate synthase subunit HisH: MIAIIDYGMGNLKSVTNAFQKLHADAVITRDKKVIEESDAIVLPGVGAFGKCIENLEKFELLGFIKNLIMNDKLYLGICLGMQILFESSEEAPGVKGMGFAKGTVLRFKREAKVPHMGWNSIERVKGAEILDGIPDGEFLYFGHSFYCRSEEEDVVATTTSYGINFTSSIQKRRVFACQFHPEKSQGVGLAILRNFLKMVMAAR, translated from the coding sequence GTGATTGCGATCATTGATTACGGAATGGGAAATCTGAAGAGCGTGACGAACGCATTTCAGAAATTGCACGCCGATGCGGTGATCACGAGAGACAAGAAGGTGATTGAGGAATCGGATGCCATTGTTCTGCCCGGCGTGGGCGCCTTCGGCAAATGCATCGAAAACTTGGAAAAATTTGAGCTTCTCGGTTTCATCAAAAATCTGATCATGAACGACAAACTCTATCTTGGTATATGCCTGGGGATGCAGATCCTGTTTGAGTCGAGCGAGGAAGCCCCGGGAGTGAAAGGCATGGGATTTGCGAAAGGGACTGTCCTGCGGTTCAAGAGGGAGGCGAAGGTGCCCCATATGGGGTGGAACAGCATTGAGCGGGTCAAGGGGGCGGAGATCCTTGACGGAATACCGGACGGTGAGTTCCTCTATTTTGGTCACTCTTTTTATTGCAGATCCGAAGAAGAGGATGTGGTCGCGACAACCACCAGCTACGGGATCAATTTCACGTCTTCCATACAGAAAAGGCGCGTGTTCGCGTGCCAGTTTCATCCGGAGAAAAGCCAGGGCGTGGGGCTGGCAATTCTCAGGAACTTCCTGAAAATGGTGATGGCCGCCAGGTAA
- a CDS encoding radical SAM protein: protein MNVLLVNPHIYDFAAYGFWSSPLGLLYLGGILRKNGMNLRLIDCMVTLDVKRKPDGRAPFLKKNDPRPLPAPLAGIRKRLKRYGMSDARLREALLSADPPDLVLITSIMTYWYPGTREAASLIREAFPAAKIVVGGIYPSLCADHAFANLRDAHLVLNHTQVDRLYAYIEESLSFPLSFKPSPYDLDTLPYPAFDLYESIPFVPLLTSYGCSFACAYCATPYMHPAIVRRNPAHVVSEIRHWQALGVKNFAIYDDNFLHRAEIYAKPMLTQIASLADPMDIYNPNAVNAALITEELAELLKASGFREVRLGLETVNPELQHATGAKVNSRVFERAVAALFKAGFPPGSIAAYIMAGLPLQPWEDVQRAIDYLADLGVRTHIAEYTPIPHTPLFDRYHHLARYPITDDPLYQNNALFPFAWEGFTEEDLERLKRSARDKNALLVDK from the coding sequence ATGAATGTTCTTCTCGTCAACCCGCACATATATGATTTTGCGGCTTACGGCTTCTGGTCAAGTCCGCTCGGCCTTCTCTACCTCGGGGGTATACTAAGGAAAAACGGCATGAACCTCAGGCTCATTGACTGCATGGTCACGCTAGATGTGAAGCGCAAACCCGATGGACGCGCCCCGTTTCTCAAGAAAAACGATCCTCGCCCCCTGCCCGCACCCCTCGCGGGCATCAGGAAGCGACTCAAACGATATGGCATGTCCGACGCGCGCCTGCGTGAAGCGCTGCTCTCTGCAGACCCTCCCGACCTTGTCCTTATAACCTCCATCATGACCTACTGGTATCCTGGAACAAGAGAAGCTGCCTCCCTCATCCGCGAGGCCTTTCCCGCAGCAAAGATCGTGGTCGGTGGGATTTACCCGTCCCTTTGCGCCGACCATGCTTTCGCAAACCTGCGGGACGCCCACCTTGTCTTAAACCATACCCAGGTTGACCGCCTCTACGCCTACATTGAGGAGAGTCTATCTTTCCCTCTCTCCTTCAAGCCCTCCCCCTACGACCTTGACACCCTTCCCTACCCAGCCTTCGACCTTTACGAATCTATTCCCTTCGTTCCTCTTCTCACCTCCTATGGCTGCTCCTTTGCCTGTGCCTACTGTGCTACCCCCTACATGCATCCCGCAATAGTCCGCCGCAACCCTGCGCATGTTGTTAGCGAGATCCGCCACTGGCAGGCCTTGGGCGTAAAGAACTTCGCCATATACGACGACAATTTCCTCCACAGGGCCGAGATCTACGCAAAACCGATGCTCACCCAAATCGCCAGCCTTGCTGATCCCATGGACATTTACAACCCAAATGCCGTGAATGCCGCCCTTATAACTGAAGAATTGGCGGAGCTTCTGAAGGCCTCAGGGTTTAGGGAGGTCCGCCTGGGCCTCGAAACGGTTAACCCCGAGCTCCAGCATGCAACCGGGGCCAAGGTCAATTCAAGGGTCTTCGAAAGGGCCGTCGCCGCCCTCTTCAAGGCGGGCTTTCCCCCGGGCTCAATAGCCGCTTATATCATGGCGGGCCTGCCCTTACAGCCTTGGGAGGATGTCCAGCGCGCGATAGATTATCTCGCAGACCTCGGCGTAAGGACTCACATTGCCGAGTACACCCCCATACCACATACCCCGCTGTTTGACCGCTATCACCACCTGGCCAGATATCCCATCACAGACGACCCCCTCTACCAGAACAATGCCCTTTTCCCCTTCGCTTGGGAAGGCTTCACAGAAGAGGACCTTGAGCGCTTGAAGAGATCTGCCAGAGACAAGAATGCGCTTCTGGTTGATAAGTAG
- the hisG gene encoding ATP phosphoribosyltransferase gives MKLKIGLPKGSLQESTFRLFKNAGYTIKLPERSYVPVIDDPEMEGLVIRAQEMARYVEDGILDMGITGYDWVLEQDAKVVELVRLRYGKVGFRGVKWVVAVPADSPIRTIEDLKGKKIATELVAFTKRFLRKRGIEASVEFSWGATEVKPPLLADAIVEVTETGASIKANNLRIVDTILESETVLIANREAWKDKWKKRKIENIMILLKGALLAEEKVGLKMNVPRRALKKVSGILPSLHTPTVSNLSDENWIAVEVIIDEKVVRDIIPDLKRAGAEGIVEYPLNKVIP, from the coding sequence ATGAAGCTTAAGATAGGTCTTCCGAAAGGGAGCTTGCAAGAGAGTACATTCAGACTCTTCAAAAATGCGGGATACACCATAAAACTGCCCGAAAGGTCGTATGTCCCCGTGATTGACGACCCCGAGATGGAGGGTCTCGTGATCAGAGCCCAGGAGATGGCCCGCTACGTGGAGGACGGGATCCTTGATATGGGGATCACAGGCTATGACTGGGTGCTCGAACAGGACGCGAAGGTGGTGGAGCTTGTCCGCCTGAGATACGGCAAAGTGGGGTTCAGGGGCGTGAAATGGGTGGTCGCGGTGCCTGCGGACTCGCCTATACGGACCATTGAGGATTTAAAGGGAAAGAAGATCGCCACAGAACTCGTGGCCTTTACGAAAAGATTTTTGAGGAAGAGAGGGATAGAGGCGTCCGTGGAGTTTTCCTGGGGGGCTACCGAAGTAAAGCCGCCCCTTCTCGCTGACGCAATCGTTGAAGTCACCGAGACAGGAGCTTCGATAAAAGCGAATAACCTGAGAATCGTGGACACGATCCTTGAGTCTGAGACGGTGCTCATCGCCAACCGGGAGGCATGGAAAGACAAGTGGAAAAAAAGGAAGATAGAGAATATAATGATATTGCTGAAAGGCGCGCTCCTTGCCGAGGAGAAGGTGGGACTCAAGATGAATGTTCCCAGGCGGGCGCTTAAAAAGGTATCCGGGATTCTCCCTTCGCTGCATACGCCGACCGTGTCAAATCTTTCGGACGAGAACTGGATCGCCGTGGAAGTGATCATTGACGAGAAAGTGGTAAGAGATATTATCCCGGATCTCAAGCGGGCGGGCGCGGAGGGAATTGTGGAATATCCTTTGAATAAAGTGATACCGTAA
- the hisB gene encoding imidazoleglycerol-phosphate dehydratase HisB, with protein sequence MSRESKVERTTKETTIAVRVVIDGEGVSEISTGIPFFDHMLHLFARHGSFDLFIEAKGDVEVDSHHTVEDVGIVLGRTFKEALGNFEGLKRYGHAMVPMDESLAVVALDLSGRPAFVWKGELQGRIGLFDLQVVSEFFKAFAAEVKCAVHVNLVYGENLHHKVEAVFKAFGRALNDASAIGENIKGALSTKGML encoded by the coding sequence ATGAGCAGAGAATCTAAAGTCGAGCGGACCACGAAGGAGACAACCATCGCAGTAAGGGTGGTTATTGACGGGGAAGGGGTATCGGAAATATCGACGGGGATCCCCTTTTTCGACCACATGCTCCACCTCTTTGCCAGGCATGGGTCTTTCGATCTCTTCATTGAGGCAAAGGGCGATGTGGAGGTAGATTCTCATCATACGGTGGAAGATGTGGGCATAGTCCTGGGCAGGACGTTCAAGGAGGCGCTCGGCAATTTCGAAGGACTGAAGAGATACGGCCACGCCATGGTGCCCATGGATGAATCTCTTGCAGTGGTAGCCCTTGATCTGAGCGGAAGACCCGCCTTTGTGTGGAAGGGAGAGCTCCAAGGCAGGATCGGACTCTTTGATTTGCAGGTGGTGAGTGAGTTCTTTAAAGCCTTTGCGGCCGAAGTTAAGTGCGCTGTCCACGTGAACCTGGTTTACGGGGAAAATCTCCACCACAAGGTGGAAGCAGTGTTCAAGGCCTTCGGAAGGGCGCTAAACGATGCGTCCGCAATAGGTGAGAATATAAAAGGGGCTCTGTCCACGAAGGGGATGTTGTGA
- a CDS encoding rhomboid family intramembrane serine protease has product MQKLYLHGHADEEVYRYLGLVPKEFIAAFRSRWDLIPYNMLTLFTSMFLHGGILHIGGNMLYLAIFGNNVEDAFGHMRFLFFYIVSGLIAATFQIFYDPGSAVPMIGASGAVAGVLGSYLVLFPLARVKTILFIVIFIKIVEIPAIILLTVWFIMQVLLSYGGEGVAWYAHIGGFIFGLVTARLLSTKKKRRRR; this is encoded by the coding sequence ATGCAAAAATTGTACCTGCACGGACACGCAGATGAAGAGGTTTACAGGTACTTAGGGCTTGTGCCCAAGGAATTCATCGCTGCTTTTCGCTCCAGGTGGGACCTCATACCCTATAATATGCTTACCCTGTTTACCTCCATGTTCCTTCACGGCGGCATCCTCCATATTGGAGGGAACATGCTTTATCTCGCGATTTTCGGCAATAACGTGGAGGACGCCTTTGGTCACATGAGGTTTCTTTTCTTTTACATCGTCTCCGGCCTGATTGCAGCGACTTTTCAGATCTTTTATGACCCGGGCTCCGCAGTGCCTATGATAGGCGCCAGCGGGGCTGTCGCGGGCGTCCTGGGATCATATCTTGTGCTGTTCCCTCTTGCCCGCGTCAAGACGATCCTTTTCATTGTTATCTTCATCAAGATCGTGGAAATACCCGCTATCATTCTTCTGACAGTCTGGTTCATTATGCAGGTGCTTCTTTCCTATGGCGGGGAGGGTGTGGCTTGGTATGCCCATATCGGAGGTTTCATTTTTGGCCTCGTGACTGCCAGGCTTCTCAGCACAAAAAAGAAAAGGCGCAGGCGATGA